In the genome of Pseudomonas putida, one region contains:
- a CDS encoding creatininase yields MNESVVVGELTWPEYAQKVASGSTIFLPVGALEQHGHHMCMEVDVLLPTALCKAVAREVDGLVLPALAYGYKSQQKSGGGNHFPGTTSLDGATLTHTIQDIIRELARHGARKLVLMNGHYENSMFIVEGIDLALRELRYGGITDFKVVVLSYWDFVNAPAVIQELYPEGFLGWDIEHGGVFETSLMLALHPEKVDLSRAVDHPPAKFPPYDVFPIIPERTPTCGTLSSPKGASREKGELILRVCVEGISSAVREAFDLQK; encoded by the coding sequence ATGAACGAAAGCGTAGTGGTTGGCGAACTCACCTGGCCTGAGTACGCACAGAAGGTAGCTTCCGGCAGCACGATTTTCTTGCCGGTGGGCGCCTTGGAGCAGCACGGTCATCACATGTGCATGGAGGTGGATGTGCTATTGCCTACCGCCCTGTGCAAGGCAGTAGCGCGAGAAGTCGACGGCTTGGTGTTGCCCGCCTTGGCCTATGGCTACAAGTCACAGCAGAAGTCGGGAGGCGGTAACCACTTTCCCGGCACCACCAGCCTGGATGGCGCAACGCTGACCCATACCATCCAGGACATCATCCGCGAACTCGCTCGGCATGGGGCGCGCAAGCTGGTCTTGATGAATGGCCATTATGAAAACTCGATGTTCATCGTCGAAGGCATCGACCTGGCGCTGCGCGAACTGCGTTATGGCGGTATCACCGATTTCAAGGTGGTCGTTCTGTCCTACTGGGACTTCGTCAATGCGCCGGCGGTCATCCAAGAGCTCTACCCCGAAGGTTTCCTAGGCTGGGACATCGAACACGGTGGCGTTTTCGAAACTTCACTGATGCTGGCCTTGCACCCTGAAAAGGTCGACCTGAGCCGCGCCGTCGACCACCCTCCGGCAAAATTCCCACCTTACGATGTCTTCCCCATCATCCCTGAACGCACTCCCACCTGCGGAACGCTTTCCTCACCCAAGGGCGCCAGCCGAGAAAAAGGCGAGTTGATTCTGCGGGTTTGCGTTGAGGGCATCAGCAGCGCTGTGCGGGAGGCCTTCGACCTGCAGAAATAG
- the gabP gene encoding GABA permease, whose protein sequence is MSSNSTLAPGLKQRHVTMLSIAGAIGAGLFIGSGHAIAAAGPAAILAYIMSGTLVVLVMRMLGEMAVASPDTGSFSTYAERAMGRTAGFTIGWLYWWFWVLVIPIEAIAAAAILHAWFPAIETWEFALAVTGLLTVTNLFSVARYGEFEFWFAMLKVIAVLGFIALGALALTGALPDVSVSGVVNLSNEFGGFMPNGMTAVIGAMLTTVFSFMGTEIVTIAAAESKNPSKQITRATNSVVWRMGIFYIISVFLIISIVPWNDPMLVQVGSYQRALELMNIPHAKMIVDIVVLIAVASCLNSAIYTASRMVYSLSKRGDGPRVLQRTSAAGVPVIAVLASTAVGFLTTALNYFAPDEVFSFLLASSGAVALLVYLAIAVSQLVLRKRMDSQGTALDFKMWLFPWLSYLVIFSIISILTMMLMMPGHRMEVVATGALALSIVCMSAIFSSRKSTSATVASKPA, encoded by the coding sequence ATGTCCAGCAACTCAACTCTGGCCCCCGGCCTCAAGCAGCGCCACGTCACCATGTTGTCAATCGCCGGCGCTATTGGCGCCGGCCTCTTCATCGGCTCGGGGCATGCCATTGCTGCAGCCGGTCCTGCGGCAATTCTCGCGTACATCATGTCTGGCACACTGGTCGTTCTGGTCATGCGCATGCTCGGAGAAATGGCGGTGGCCTCGCCCGATACGGGCTCATTCTCCACCTACGCCGAGCGGGCAATGGGACGTACGGCAGGCTTTACCATCGGTTGGCTGTACTGGTGGTTCTGGGTGCTGGTCATTCCAATCGAAGCCATTGCGGCAGCGGCCATTCTGCATGCCTGGTTCCCCGCGATAGAAACCTGGGAATTCGCACTGGCGGTGACCGGTTTGCTGACCGTGACCAACCTGTTCAGTGTGGCGCGCTACGGTGAATTCGAGTTCTGGTTTGCGATGCTCAAGGTTATCGCGGTGCTGGGGTTCATTGCTCTGGGTGCATTGGCACTGACAGGCGCGTTGCCCGATGTTTCAGTCAGCGGCGTGGTCAACCTGAGCAATGAGTTCGGTGGTTTCATGCCCAACGGCATGACCGCTGTCATCGGTGCCATGCTCACCACCGTGTTCAGTTTCATGGGAACCGAAATTGTCACCATTGCCGCCGCCGAGTCGAAAAACCCCTCCAAGCAAATCACCCGTGCCACCAATTCCGTGGTGTGGCGAATGGGGATCTTCTACATCATCTCGGTGTTCCTGATCATCTCCATCGTGCCCTGGAACGACCCCATGCTGGTGCAGGTCGGCTCCTATCAACGGGCCCTTGAGCTGATGAACATCCCGCACGCCAAGATGATCGTCGATATCGTCGTGCTGATTGCCGTTGCCAGTTGCCTCAACTCGGCCATCTACACCGCATCGCGCATGGTCTATTCGCTGAGCAAGCGCGGCGACGGCCCTCGCGTTCTGCAGCGCACCTCAGCGGCGGGCGTGCCAGTGATTGCAGTGCTGGCCAGTACCGCAGTGGGCTTCTTGACCACAGCACTCAATTACTTTGCTCCCGACGAGGTGTTTTCCTTCCTGCTGGCAAGTTCGGGGGCGGTAGCGCTTCTGGTCTATCTGGCAATCGCTGTTTCGCAATTGGTTCTGCGTAAACGGATGGATAGCCAAGGTACTGCGCTGGACTTCAAGATGTGGCTGTTCCCCTGGCTCAGCTACCTGGTCATCTTCTCCATCATCAGTATCTTGACGATGATGCTGATGATGCCAGGGCATCGAATGGAAGTGGTGGCAACCGGTGCGCTGGCGTTGTCCATCGTCTGCATGAGCGCCATTTTCTCGTCTAGAAAGAGCACTTCGGCCACGGTGGCGAGCAAGCCTGCCTGA
- a CDS encoding GlxA family transcriptional regulator: MGTLKSSPSAPAYPVNDAPPLKVVGFLVIPNFTTIGFASAVETLRMANLAARKTMFQTLIIAADMEPVSASNGMRILPDFSIKDAPKLDMLFVVGPNPIVSDHNTRPILNWLRKLAHDQVPLGGICTGSHLLARANLLTGYRCTIHWEDIEALKERFPGIIISNQLFELDRDRFTSSGGVASMDMILQLIAREPGGRDIASHAAELLLCDRVRGSQERQRVPLRQKLGTSQPKLSQIVTIMEANLEDPMTLEELAELNEISVRQMERLFHKHLQNTPSQYYLELRLTRARQLLLHSESQVRDIALACGFISPAHFSKCYSRFFGVSPIGERKKVVSSLH, translated from the coding sequence ATGGGTACGTTGAAATCCTCGCCGTCGGCACCGGCATACCCTGTCAATGATGCCCCGCCGCTGAAGGTCGTCGGTTTCCTGGTCATTCCCAATTTCACCACCATTGGCTTCGCCTCGGCGGTGGAAACCTTGCGCATGGCCAACCTGGCAGCACGCAAAACCATGTTCCAGACCCTGATCATTGCAGCCGACATGGAGCCAGTGAGTGCCAGCAACGGCATGCGAATCCTGCCCGATTTCAGTATCAAGGATGCCCCAAAGCTGGACATGCTGTTCGTGGTGGGCCCAAACCCGATAGTCTCCGACCACAATACCCGCCCCATCCTCAACTGGCTTCGCAAGTTGGCACATGACCAGGTACCATTGGGCGGAATTTGCACAGGCAGCCATTTGCTAGCGCGCGCCAATCTGCTCACGGGTTATCGATGCACCATCCACTGGGAAGATATCGAGGCGCTAAAAGAGCGATTTCCCGGCATTATCATTTCCAACCAACTGTTCGAGCTTGACCGTGACCGTTTCACGAGCTCCGGCGGCGTGGCCTCCATGGACATGATCCTACAACTGATTGCCCGAGAACCTGGCGGACGGGACATTGCCAGTCATGCGGCTGAACTGCTGTTATGTGATCGAGTACGTGGTTCGCAAGAGCGCCAGCGCGTGCCTTTGCGGCAAAAGCTCGGCACTTCTCAGCCAAAACTCAGTCAGATTGTTACAATCATGGAAGCCAACCTTGAAGACCCGATGACCTTGGAAGAGCTTGCAGAACTGAATGAGATCTCGGTTCGGCAAATGGAGCGTTTATTCCACAAGCATCTTCAAAACACACCGAGTCAGTATTACTTGGAACTACGCCTGACACGGGCTAGGCAACTATTGCTACACAGTGAATCCCAAGTGCGTGATATCGCCCTCGCCTGTGGTTTCATTTCGCCAGCACACTTCTCAAAGTGCTACAGTCGTTTCTTTGGTGTCTCACCAATCGGCGAACGGAAAAAGGTAGTCTCTTCACTTCACTGA
- a CDS encoding IS5 family transposase (programmed frameshift) has protein sequence MAKRYELSDEAWDVVADLFTPTHTRGRPRASDRLMLDGVLWLLRSGAAWRDMPECFGPWRTVYHRFRVWRNRGTFDQMLKRLHLKLNDQGPIDLQTWMIDSAAVRATRASAGAGKKGANDEPADHALGRSRGGLTTKIHMLCDANGVPLRFLLSGGQASDISYAQPLLDDVCIPTSKRGRPRKRCRWLLADKGYDADALRRFCDRYRMRPVIPLRSMKRKPKPGLSRLFDRPKYRQRNVIERMFGWLKENRRVVTRFDKLAKSYSAMVSLACVMRCLRHLFSDRT, from the exons ATGGCCAAGCGCTACGAACTTTCGGATGAAGCATGGGATGTGGTTGCGGATCTCTTCACCCCAACCCACACCAGAGGCAGACCGCGAGCAAGTGATCGCCTGATGCTCGATGGCGTGCTGTGGTTGTTGCGCTCAGGCGCTGCCTGGCGTGACATGCCCGAGTGTTTTGGGCCTTGGCGGACGGTGTATCACCGATTCCGAGTTTGGCGAAATCGGGGAACATTTGATCAGATGCTCAAGCGGTTACATCTCAAACTCAATGATCAAGGGCCCATTGACCTACAGACCTGGATGATCGATTCGGCTGCTGTTCGTGCTACCCGCGCTTCAGCAGGTGCAGGTAAAAAAGGGGCCA ATGATGAACCCGCCGATCACGCTCTAGGCCGCAGTCGTGGTGGCCTCACCACCAAGATTCATATGCTCTGCGACGCCAACGGCGTACCACTGCGCTTTCTCCTTTCTGGCGGTCAAGCCAGCGATATTAGCTACGCGCAGCCATTGCTGGACGATGTCTGCATCCCGACGAGCAAACGTGGGCGACCTCGCAAGCGCTGCCGCTGGCTTTTGGCCGACAAGGGCTACGACGCTGATGCGCTGCGACGTTTTTGTGACCGGTATCGCATGCGACCGGTTATTCCTTTGCGTTCAATGAAGCGTAAACCCAAGCCTGGACTATCCCGACTGTTTGATCGTCCCAAGTACCGCCAGCGTAATGTGATCGAGCGCATGTTCGGTTGGTTGAAAGAGAACCGCCGAGTCGTGACTCGTTTCGACAAGCTCGCAAAAAGCTATAGCGCGATGGTGTCGCTGGCTTGTGTCATGCGGTGTCTACGACACCTTTTTTCAGACAGAACCTAA
- a CDS encoding glycine betaine ABC transporter substrate-binding protein, producing the protein MFQPAITKKSVTLVEEPNLVGAKFTLAVPSYLAADGLKDMSDVARYKSQLKGKIYGIESGAGGNKLIKTMIKENRYNLGDFELVESSEAAMRLQVARAIRNKDPIIFLGWAPHPMNLQFEMTYLSGADDLWGPNGGAAKVYTVMANDYQTRCPNAAKLVSNMRFDIEMASHMMEKIMDKELAVDAAKELIAKNLQWLDTWLEGVTTFDGKDAKAAVMSYLQQ; encoded by the coding sequence ATGTTCCAGCCGGCGATCACCAAGAAAAGCGTCACCCTGGTGGAGGAACCCAACCTGGTCGGCGCCAAGTTCACCCTGGCGGTGCCGAGCTACCTGGCCGCAGACGGTCTCAAGGACATGAGCGACGTCGCCCGCTACAAGAGTCAGCTCAAGGGCAAGATCTACGGCATCGAGTCCGGCGCTGGCGGCAACAAGTTGATCAAGACCATGATCAAAGAGAACCGCTACAACCTCGGTGACTTCGAACTGGTGGAGTCCAGCGAGGCGGCCATGCGCCTGCAAGTCGCGCGGGCGATCCGTAATAAGGATCCGATCATTTTCCTCGGCTGGGCGCCGCACCCGATGAACCTGCAGTTCGAGATGACCTACCTCAGCGGTGCCGACGACCTGTGGGGCCCGAATGGGGGCGCAGCCAAGGTGTACACGGTGATGGCCAACGACTACCAGACGCGCTGCCCGAACGCCGCCAAGCTGGTGAGCAATATGAGGTTCGACATCGAGATGGCGTCTCACATGATGGAGAAGATTATGGACAAGGAGCTGGCCGTGGACGCGGCCAAGGAGCTGATCGCCAAGAACCTGCAGTGGCTGGACACCTGGCTGGAGGGCGTGACCACTTTTGACGGTAAAGATGCCAAGGCTGCGGTCATGAGCTACCTGCAGCAGTGA
- a CDS encoding ABC transporter substrate-binding protein produces the protein MSRAAAFTLALVLVTTAHAADGTLQPEHLSIGSDLTYPPYTYLAQGKPAGFDPEFMTLLGRQLKLTPQFHDTRFANLVMGVNARRFDVVASALYVTPERAAQVDFVPYLKSGASLMVRTDDSFRPQSPEDLCGKRVGSIKGGSWIPKLMALSKNYCQANGQAPIDSREFPTSPEAAQALLAKAVDVQFEDAAVAAITADKLKGRVTLSSQTLIYPVVIGLAVRKGNDALLKQIDHGLAAMKASGDYQALLSRYNLGEPTPTDIAQALGKAPEAVSQ, from the coding sequence ATGTCACGCGCAGCAGCCTTCACCCTCGCCCTCGTTCTTGTCACTACCGCACACGCCGCCGACGGCACCTTGCAGCCCGAGCACCTGAGTATCGGCTCGGACTTGACCTACCCACCTTACACGTACCTTGCCCAGGGTAAGCCAGCCGGCTTCGACCCTGAGTTCATGACCCTGCTCGGTCGGCAGCTCAAGCTCACGCCGCAATTCCATGACACCCGCTTCGCCAACCTTGTAATGGGTGTGAATGCACGCCGTTTCGATGTGGTCGCCTCAGCCCTGTACGTCACCCCCGAGCGCGCCGCCCAAGTTGACTTCGTGCCCTACCTGAAAAGTGGCGCCTCGCTGATGGTGCGTACCGACGATAGTTTCCGCCCGCAAAGCCCCGAAGACCTGTGCGGCAAACGCGTCGGCTCGATCAAGGGCGGTTCGTGGATTCCCAAGCTGATGGCTCTGTCCAAAAACTACTGCCAAGCCAACGGCCAGGCGCCGATCGACTCCCGCGAGTTCCCGACCTCCCCTGAAGCCGCTCAGGCTCTGCTAGCTAAGGCCGTGGACGTGCAGTTCGAAGACGCCGCCGTGGCCGCCATCACCGCTGACAAACTCAAGGGCCGTGTCACCCTCAGCTCACAGACGCTGATCTACCCAGTGGTCATCGGCCTTGCCGTACGTAAGGGCAACGACGCGCTGCTCAAGCAAATCGATCACGGCCTGGCCGCCATGAAAGCAAGCGGCGACTACCAGGCTTTGCTCAGCCGGTACAACCTGGGCGAACCCACCCCAACCGACATTGCCCAAGCCCTGGGCAAAGCCCCTGAAGCGGTTTCGCAGTAA
- a CDS encoding amino acid ABC transporter permease/ATP-binding protein, which translates to MQFDWHYTASLLVNGDFWKAVGTVVELSVETWLAGIVLGFILALARQSRHRAVNRAAALYIWFFRSLPLLVLLIFVYNLPQVFPATSVLLSNPYAAGLIALVLSEAAYIAEIHRGGLMAVAKGQLEAGKALGIGYTGTQRLIVIPQALRVALPTLANEYITIVKLTSLVSVISLSEILLVGQQLYTQNFLVMETMLAVAFYYVLIVTVFSYLLKRLERHLDVSQRTPRPVPDSHALLPSTPTAPCQGDFALRVLGARKHYGELEVLKGIDLDIRFGEVVSIIGPSGSGKTTLIRTLNGLESLDRGQVELCGAPFLRGRLEDGGSLSSRLHLEGIVQVGMVFQGFNLFPHKTVLENVVLAPRHHGHANEAELRTLGLSLLAKVGLRDHAGKYPHQLSGGQQQRVAIARALAMRPRVMLFDEPTSALDPELVGDVLKVIEELAREGMTMVIVTHEMKFAFQVSDRVVFMERGQIVQAGAPRDLLDNRSERMGRFLKDVQLA; encoded by the coding sequence ATGCAATTTGATTGGCATTACACCGCAAGCCTGCTGGTCAACGGTGACTTCTGGAAGGCGGTCGGCACGGTCGTCGAACTGAGCGTCGAAACCTGGCTGGCAGGCATCGTGCTTGGCTTTATCCTGGCCCTGGCCCGACAGTCGCGCCACCGCGCCGTCAACCGCGCCGCAGCGCTGTACATCTGGTTCTTCCGCAGCCTTCCGCTGTTGGTGCTGTTGATCTTCGTCTACAACCTGCCCCAGGTTTTCCCAGCGACCAGCGTGCTGCTCTCCAATCCCTATGCGGCAGGCCTTATCGCCTTGGTGCTGAGCGAAGCGGCGTATATCGCGGAAATTCATCGGGGCGGACTGATGGCCGTGGCCAAAGGCCAACTCGAGGCTGGAAAGGCACTGGGTATTGGCTACACAGGCACTCAGCGATTGATCGTGATCCCTCAGGCGCTTCGGGTGGCGCTGCCGACCCTGGCCAATGAATACATCACCATCGTCAAGCTGACGTCACTGGTATCGGTGATCTCGCTGTCGGAGATCCTGCTGGTGGGCCAACAGCTCTATACCCAGAATTTTCTGGTAATGGAAACCATGCTGGCGGTCGCGTTCTACTACGTGCTGATCGTTACGGTGTTCAGCTACCTGCTCAAACGCCTGGAACGCCACTTGGACGTCAGCCAGCGTACCCCTCGCCCCGTCCCGGACAGCCACGCCCTCCTGCCGTCCACCCCTACAGCCCCGTGCCAAGGCGATTTCGCACTGCGCGTATTGGGAGCACGCAAGCACTACGGCGAGCTGGAGGTGCTCAAGGGTATCGACCTGGACATCCGCTTCGGCGAGGTAGTGTCTATCATCGGCCCGTCAGGCTCCGGCAAGACCACTCTCATCCGCACCCTCAACGGCTTGGAAAGCCTCGACCGCGGCCAGGTCGAACTGTGCGGTGCGCCGTTCCTGCGCGGTCGCCTGGAAGACGGCGGCAGCTTGTCCAGCCGCTTGCACTTGGAAGGCATCGTCCAGGTCGGAATGGTGTTCCAGGGGTTCAACCTGTTCCCGCACAAGACGGTACTTGAGAATGTCGTGCTCGCGCCCCGCCATCACGGCCACGCCAATGAGGCCGAACTGCGCACCCTGGGCCTCTCGCTGCTCGCCAAGGTGGGATTGCGGGATCACGCTGGCAAGTACCCACACCAACTCTCCGGCGGCCAGCAACAGCGCGTGGCCATTGCACGGGCGCTGGCCATGCGCCCGCGAGTGATGCTGTTCGACGAGCCCACCTCGGCCCTCGATCCGGAACTGGTAGGCGACGTGCTCAAGGTGATCGAAGAGCTGGCCCGCGAAGGCATGACCATGGTTATCGTCACTCACGAAATGAAGTTTGCCTTCCAAGTCTCCGACCGCGTGGTGTTCATGGAGCGCGGGCAAATCGTCCAGGCCGGTGCCCCGCGCGACCTGCTCGACAACCGCAGCGAACGCATGGGTCGCTTCTTGAAGGACGTACAGCTGGCATGA
- a CDS encoding GntR family transcriptional regulator: MNNKLPTEQVLSLADQVACELREDIIGGRLLPGMALIEADLTHRYSASRNTVREALHQLGREGLTSYVRNKGVMVRRMGLAEVRDLFLVRRTLEIQAILGSKPLREYQSDSMLGAIEAAELARDREDWQAFGTHSLRFHQHIVGLLRSPLLDAFFTNIAAQMRLVFAVAPNEENFQRPWLERDCEIHDLLAAGRRHEAAEAMTRYLDDSEHALLDLLSHPARD; this comes from the coding sequence ATGAACAACAAACTCCCCACAGAGCAAGTACTTTCGCTGGCGGACCAGGTGGCCTGCGAACTGCGCGAGGACATCATCGGTGGGCGCTTGCTGCCCGGTATGGCCCTGATTGAGGCCGATCTGACTCACCGTTACAGCGCTTCGCGTAACACCGTGCGAGAGGCCCTGCACCAACTCGGCAGGGAGGGACTGACTAGCTACGTGCGCAACAAGGGCGTGATGGTCCGCCGCATGGGTCTGGCTGAAGTGCGCGACCTGTTCCTGGTGCGCCGCACTCTGGAGATCCAGGCCATCCTGGGCAGCAAGCCGCTGCGGGAGTACCAGTCCGACTCGATGCTCGGCGCTATCGAGGCAGCCGAGCTGGCCCGCGACCGCGAAGATTGGCAGGCTTTTGGCACCCACAGCCTGCGCTTTCACCAGCACATCGTCGGGCTGTTACGCAGCCCGCTGCTGGACGCTTTCTTCACCAACATCGCCGCACAGATGCGCCTGGTATTCGCCGTCGCCCCTAACGAAGAAAACTTCCAGCGCCCATGGCTGGAACGAGACTGCGAGATCCACGACCTACTTGCTGCTGGCCGCCGCCATGAGGCAGCCGAAGCCATGACTCGTTACTTAGACGATTCCGAGCATGCCCTGCTCGACCTACTGAGCCACCCTGCCCGTGACTAA
- a CDS encoding urea carboxylase-associated family protein, translating into MKPTPLSKAPNDAAQRKSIKPVLCYPVETLPRPDISTYRALRDGLKHVRTVIVPARDAATFTVPAGCFFRIVSTEGPQVGDLNLFNQHDLTERFYTGKTRALNGTHLGVGDQLFSSFPYLRPMATITHDTLDWYGFDEYGGSVHDVIGTRCDPYTHNLLSHGGQYHHCCHSNLTRALSASTGLAPHDAEPHVHDVLNVFMCTGFTRDTGQYFMKASPVQPGDYLEFFAEIDLLGCLSACPGGDCSAEHSSDTAKCYPLLVEIYEAEQRPEGWIAPEVSGYDRTHGIGQ; encoded by the coding sequence ATGAAGCCCACACCTCTATCCAAAGCCCCGAATGACGCTGCACAGCGCAAGTCAATCAAGCCGGTACTCTGCTACCCGGTCGAGACGTTACCCCGTCCGGACATTAGTACTTATCGCGCGTTGCGCGACGGACTCAAGCATGTCAGAACCGTCATCGTGCCGGCCCGCGATGCAGCGACCTTCACCGTTCCAGCAGGATGTTTTTTCCGCATTGTCTCGACCGAGGGGCCGCAGGTCGGCGACCTGAACCTCTTTAACCAACATGACCTCACAGAGCGGTTTTATACAGGCAAGACCCGAGCATTGAATGGCACACACTTGGGCGTCGGCGATCAATTGTTCTCCAGCTTTCCCTATCTGCGCCCCATGGCGACAATCACCCATGACACGCTCGACTGGTATGGGTTTGATGAATATGGCGGTTCAGTCCACGACGTGATCGGTACCCGCTGCGATCCTTACACCCACAATCTGCTCAGTCATGGAGGCCAGTATCACCACTGCTGCCATTCCAACCTGACCCGCGCACTCTCTGCATCAACAGGACTGGCGCCGCATGACGCCGAGCCACATGTGCATGATGTTCTGAACGTGTTCATGTGCACCGGCTTCACCCGAGACACGGGCCAATACTTCATGAAGGCCAGCCCAGTGCAGCCTGGCGATTATCTCGAGTTTTTTGCAGAAATCGACCTGCTCGGCTGCCTCTCGGCCTGTCCAGGCGGCGACTGCTCAGCCGAACACTCGTCAGACACCGCGAAATGCTATCCACTACTGGTGGAAATCTACGAAGCAGAGCAGCGGCCTGAAGGGTGGATCGCGCCAGAAGTCAGTGGATACGATCGAACCCATGGGATCGGTCAATAG